In a single window of the Drosophila albomicans strain 15112-1751.03 chromosome 3, ASM965048v2, whole genome shotgun sequence genome:
- the LOC117566547 gene encoding uncharacterized protein LOC117566547, translating into MSLNISNSFGLTCKVLSKQCDSPQINSWATYSLLELLKCLNAKEKLLLTKYFCQLPLSVGSFRVLRQLQQLRILTATEYICSILDEEQLQLILIEFLESEHDLLANLFIAAHYDSLNTIKLNNMLDTALRHLFGALANNPKISNLNYMEPLSKSLPADVLINVCLEMHLSILLELHEVEDVSMAFKLFSTWINEGVDELTFVKSLTGKLLVRHQKEMLNFLFKMSATSNFKHWKYYLIAVQSIASLNNTETISFAKKYLKSRLLHVASLGCQLSMLHLLLTARAVAATTLNIQQNLDNYAQWYKQYIGEMSYGLSNEQFQIVLNLLDDSVHYELEIDYLEIHAAIAISPGGKLVQAYKTKCKSHLARLKAASKQKDNK; encoded by the exons ATGAGTCTCAATATAAGCAACAGTTTTGGATTAACTTGCAAA GTCTTAAGCAAACAATGTGACAGTCCGCAGATTAACTCATGGGCCACATACAGCCTTTTGGAATTGCTCAAATGCTTAAACGCAAAGGAAAAG CTCTTGCTGACCAAGTACTTTTGCCAATTGCCGTTAAGTGTGGGCAGTTTTCGAGTGTTgcggcaactgcagcaactgaGAATCCTCACTGCAACCGAATATATTTGCAG TATTTTAGATGAagagcaattgcaattgatacTCATTGAGTTTCTCGAAAGTGAACACGATTTGCTAGCAAATTTATTCATCGCGGCACATTATG attcactaaatacaattaaacTGAATAATATGCTCGACACGGCATTGAGGCATCTCTTTGGCGCTCTTGCTAATAATCCAAAAATCAGCAATTTAAACTATATGGAGCCATTGTCCAAGTCCTTACCCG CTGATGTCTTAATCAATGTGTGCCTGGAAATGcatttaagcattttattgGAGTTACATGAGGTAGAAGATGTTAGTATGGCATTTAAGCTCTTTAGCACTTGGATCAACGAGGGCGTCGACGAGCTTACCTTTGTCAAGAGTCTAACAGGCAAG CTACTGGTCAGACATCAGAAAGAGATgcttaattttctatttaaaatgtcTGCAACGTCCAACTTTAAACACTGGAAATACTATCTCATTGCGGTGCAGTCAATAGCCAGTCTGAACAACACAGAAaccatttcatttgcaaaaa AATATCTCAAGAGCCGATTGCTTCATGTGGCAAGTTTAGGCTGTCAGCTCTCCATGTTGCATCTGCTACTTACCGCTCGtgctgtggcagccacaacacTAAATATACAACAGAATTTGGATAATTATGCACAGTGGTACAAGCAATACATTGGCGAAATGTCATATGGCCTAAGCAATGAGCAATTCCAGATCGTACTCAACCTTCTAGACGATTCTGTGCACTACGAATTGGAAATTGATTATCTAGAG ATTCATGCAGCGATTGCCATTTCGCCAGGCGGGAAACTTGTGCAGGCCTATAAAACCAAATGCAAATCACATTTGGCACGCTTGAAAGCGGCCAGCAAACAGAAAGATAACAAGTAG
- the LOC117570749 gene encoding LOW QUALITY PROTEIN: copper chaperone for superoxide dismutase (The sequence of the model RefSeq protein was modified relative to this genomic sequence to represent the inferred CDS: inserted 2 bases in 1 codon) yields MSAIKIEFAVKILKDDTKCVESLLHVLEGMGHTEVDPIQGRVVIQTTAPWSEVQDKIESTGRQAVLSGFGGQSAVALINMTGSVVDKTPIQGAVRFTTIAAQQAGVVVDGVVDGLEPGLHGLHIHESGDVSQGCASVGGHYNPRQSPHGSPEAATTQRHAGDLGNIRADEAGRATFRFVDPSLEMWDIIGRAVVITAKADDFGRGGNAQSLIDGNSGDRIACGIIARSAGILQNFKRICACDGVTLWDERNXPLAGKQRSQKL; encoded by the exons ATGAGCGCCAtaaag ATTGAGTTTGCAGTGAAAATACTCAAAGACGACACGAAATGCGTGGAAAGCCTGCTACACGTTCTGGAGGGCATGGGTCACACTGAAGTAGACCCGATACAGGGTCGTGTAGTTATACAGACAACAGCGCCGTGGTCCGAGGTGCAGGACAAAATTGAGAGCACAGGTCGTCAGGCTGTGCTATCAGGCTTTGGAGGTCAATCGGCGGTCGCGCTTATCAACATGACTGGCTCGGTTGTAGACAAAACTCCTATACAGGGCGCAGTTCGTTTTACAACCATCGCAGCGCAACAGGCTGGTGTCGTTGTGGACGGCGTAGTGGATGGGTTGGAGCCGGGACTGCATGGCCTTCATATTCACGAAAGTGGCGATGTGTCCCAGGGTTGTGCATCTGTTGGAGGTCACTACAACCCACGCCAGTCGCCGCACGGCAGCCCCGAAGCAGCGACCACACAACGACATGCTGGAGATTTGGGGAACATACGCGCTGATGAAGCCGGTCGTGCCACATTCCGTTTCGTAGATCCCTCGTTGGAAATGTGGGACATAATTGGACGTGCCGTGGTCATAACAGCAAAAGCTGATGACTTCGGACGCGGGGGCAATGCACAGAGTCTTATCGATGGCAATTCCGGAGATAG AATTGCCTGTGGCATAATTGCTCGCTCGGCTGGCATATTGCAAAACTTTAAACGAATCTGTGCCTGCGATGGCGTCACACTTTGGGATGAACGGAA ACCGCTGGCCGGCAAACAGCGTTCtcaaaaattataa
- the LOC117570307 gene encoding uncharacterized protein LOC117570307 isoform X4: MHFLATYFIFFFIIIIAMPVVYMLLQYLVWILIFKCCDKNRDPQNRTRNTRVQRSRDRQNNIELGRQNNRYGDIFFIEPNSQEAARIREQLEKDEKDLPSYDEVMRMCNLTTPTAAAAASPSVPTSPVVETGPIGIVALPAPPYSETDPNPSSIVVSPSALESAPSTSRAAQIPA; the protein is encoded by the exons ATGCACTTTCTTGccacatatttcatatttttctttattataataattgcaatgcCAGTTGTTTACATGCTGCTTCAG TACTTGGTTTGGATTTTAATATTCAAGTGCTGTGACAAGAACCGCGACCCCCAGAATCGGACGCGGAACACTCGAGTGCAACGATCTCGCG ACCGTCAGAACAATATTGAGCTGGGGCGACAGAATAACCGATATGGGGATATATTCTTTATTGAACCAAACAGCCAGGAAGCTGCACGAATCCGCGAGCAGTTGGAGAAGGATGAGAAGGATCTGCCCAGTTATGATGAAGTTATGCGCATGTGCAATCTAACAACGCCgacagcggctgctgctgcttctccttCCGTACCAACGTCACCAGTTGTGGAAACGGGACCCATTGGCATTGTCGCTTTGCCTGCACCCCCGTACTCCGAGACTGATCCGAATCCAAGCAGCATTGTTGTAAGTCCCAGTGCCTTGGAATCGGCGCCATCCACGTCGCGAGCTGCACAAATTCCAGCGTAG
- the LOC117570307 gene encoding uncharacterized protein LOC117570307 isoform X15, whose translation MLAMRMHNTMVLNRQRQRQRLRLDRQNNIELGRQNNRYGDIFFIEPNSQEAARIREQLEKDEKDLPSYDEVMRMCNLTTPTAAAAASPSVPTSPVVETGPIGIVALPAPPYSETDPNPSSIVVSPSALESAPSTSRAAQIPA comes from the exons ATG CTGGCAATGCGCATGCACAATACCATGGTGCTGAATCGGCAAAGACAACGTCAACGCCTCCGGCTCG ACCGTCAGAACAATATTGAGCTGGGGCGACAGAATAACCGATATGGGGATATATTCTTTATTGAACCAAACAGCCAGGAAGCTGCACGAATCCGCGAGCAGTTGGAGAAGGATGAGAAGGATCTGCCCAGTTATGATGAAGTTATGCGCATGTGCAATCTAACAACGCCgacagcggctgctgctgcttctccttCCGTACCAACGTCACCAGTTGTGGAAACGGGACCCATTGGCATTGTCGCTTTGCCTGCACCCCCGTACTCCGAGACTGATCCGAATCCAAGCAGCATTGTTGTAAGTCCCAGTGCCTTGGAATCGGCGCCATCCACGTCGCGAGCTGCACAAATTCCAGCGTAG
- the LOC117570307 gene encoding uncharacterized protein LOC117570307 isoform X10 produces the protein MTLTTNLIVALGFLFGILVISQLIYLAMRMHNTMVLNRQRQRQRLRLDRQNNIELGRQNNRYGDIFFIEPNSQEAARIREQLEKDEKDLPSYDEVMRMCNLTTPTAAAAASPSVPTSPVVETGPIGIVALPAPPYSETDPNPSSIVVSPSALESAPSTSRAAQIPA, from the exons ATGACTTTGACAACCAATTTGATTGTGGCTTTGGGCTTCCTGTTTGGCATATTGGTTATAAGCCAGCTGATATAC CTGGCAATGCGCATGCACAATACCATGGTGCTGAATCGGCAAAGACAACGTCAACGCCTCCGGCTCG ACCGTCAGAACAATATTGAGCTGGGGCGACAGAATAACCGATATGGGGATATATTCTTTATTGAACCAAACAGCCAGGAAGCTGCACGAATCCGCGAGCAGTTGGAGAAGGATGAGAAGGATCTGCCCAGTTATGATGAAGTTATGCGCATGTGCAATCTAACAACGCCgacagcggctgctgctgcttctccttCCGTACCAACGTCACCAGTTGTGGAAACGGGACCCATTGGCATTGTCGCTTTGCCTGCACCCCCGTACTCCGAGACTGATCCGAATCCAAGCAGCATTGTTGTAAGTCCCAGTGCCTTGGAATCGGCGCCATCCACGTCGCGAGCTGCACAAATTCCAGCGTAG
- the LOC117570307 gene encoding uncharacterized protein LOC117570307 isoform X9, whose product MEVGAAFYFILLLIIGFLAYIVLQCLIIWIIRCCCPAPHAPTARRRQYRQNNIELGRQNNRYGDIFFIEPNSQEAARIREQLEKDEKDLPSYDEVMRMCNLTTPTAAAAASPSVPTSPVVETGPIGIVALPAPPYSETDPNPSSIVVSPSALESAPSTSRAAQIPA is encoded by the exons ATGGAAGTCGGTGCCGcattttactttatattattgCTAATCATTGGCTTTTTAGCTTATATAGTATTGCAG TGCTTGATTATATGGATTATACGATGTTGTTGTCCTGCGCCGCATGCGCCCACCGCTCGTAGACGtcagt ACCGTCAGAACAATATTGAGCTGGGGCGACAGAATAACCGATATGGGGATATATTCTTTATTGAACCAAACAGCCAGGAAGCTGCACGAATCCGCGAGCAGTTGGAGAAGGATGAGAAGGATCTGCCCAGTTATGATGAAGTTATGCGCATGTGCAATCTAACAACGCCgacagcggctgctgctgcttctccttCCGTACCAACGTCACCAGTTGTGGAAACGGGACCCATTGGCATTGTCGCTTTGCCTGCACCCCCGTACTCCGAGACTGATCCGAATCCAAGCAGCATTGTTGTAAGTCCCAGTGCCTTGGAATCGGCGCCATCCACGTCGCGAGCTGCACAAATTCCAGCGTAG
- the LOC117570307 gene encoding uncharacterized protein LOC117570307 isoform X2 has protein sequence MSFGTEYAIHVLIYMALVILFFCFLPVICFYVRIESRTLAKLCPSRCHRQHNRYRYQHRHRNRNSNDRQNNIELGRQNNRYGDIFFIEPNSQEAARIREQLEKDEKDLPSYDEVMRMCNLTTPTAAAAASPSVPTSPVVETGPIGIVALPAPPYSETDPNPSSIVVSPSALESAPSTSRAAQIPA, from the exons ATGAGTTTCGGCACTGAATACGCCATCCATGTGCTCATCTATATGGCGCTAGTTATCTTATTTTTCTGCTTTCTGCCggtcatttgtttttatgtgcGCATCGAGAGCCGAACGCTAGCAAAACTGTGTCCATCGCGCTGCCACCGGCAACACAATCGATATCGATACCAACATCGTCATCGAAATCGTAATTCAAATG ACCGTCAGAACAATATTGAGCTGGGGCGACAGAATAACCGATATGGGGATATATTCTTTATTGAACCAAACAGCCAGGAAGCTGCACGAATCCGCGAGCAGTTGGAGAAGGATGAGAAGGATCTGCCCAGTTATGATGAAGTTATGCGCATGTGCAATCTAACAACGCCgacagcggctgctgctgcttctccttCCGTACCAACGTCACCAGTTGTGGAAACGGGACCCATTGGCATTGTCGCTTTGCCTGCACCCCCGTACTCCGAGACTGATCCGAATCCAAGCAGCATTGTTGTAAGTCCCAGTGCCTTGGAATCGGCGCCATCCACGTCGCGAGCTGCACAAATTCCAGCGTAG
- the LOC117570307 gene encoding uncharacterized protein LOC117570307 isoform X16, whose translation MRMHNTMVLNRQRQRQRLRLDRQNNIELGRQNNRYGDIFFIEPNSQEAARIREQLEKDEKDLPSYDEVMRMCNLTTPTAAAAASPSVPTSPVVETGPIGIVALPAPPYSETDPNPSSIVVSPSALESAPSTSRAAQIPA comes from the exons ATGCGCATGCACAATACCATGGTGCTGAATCGGCAAAGACAACGTCAACGCCTCCGGCTCG ACCGTCAGAACAATATTGAGCTGGGGCGACAGAATAACCGATATGGGGATATATTCTTTATTGAACCAAACAGCCAGGAAGCTGCACGAATCCGCGAGCAGTTGGAGAAGGATGAGAAGGATCTGCCCAGTTATGATGAAGTTATGCGCATGTGCAATCTAACAACGCCgacagcggctgctgctgcttctccttCCGTACCAACGTCACCAGTTGTGGAAACGGGACCCATTGGCATTGTCGCTTTGCCTGCACCCCCGTACTCCGAGACTGATCCGAATCCAAGCAGCATTGTTGTAAGTCCCAGTGCCTTGGAATCGGCGCCATCCACGTCGCGAGCTGCACAAATTCCAGCGTAG
- the LOC117570307 gene encoding uncharacterized protein LOC117570307 isoform X13, producing MWRPEEDRQNNIELGRQNNRYGDIFFIEPNSQEAARIREQLEKDEKDLPSYDEVMRMCNLTTPTAAAAASPSVPTSPVVETGPIGIVALPAPPYSETDPNPSSIVVSPSALESAPSTSRAAQIPA from the exons ATGTGGCGACCCGAGGAAG ACCGTCAGAACAATATTGAGCTGGGGCGACAGAATAACCGATATGGGGATATATTCTTTATTGAACCAAACAGCCAGGAAGCTGCACGAATCCGCGAGCAGTTGGAGAAGGATGAGAAGGATCTGCCCAGTTATGATGAAGTTATGCGCATGTGCAATCTAACAACGCCgacagcggctgctgctgcttctccttCCGTACCAACGTCACCAGTTGTGGAAACGGGACCCATTGGCATTGTCGCTTTGCCTGCACCCCCGTACTCCGAGACTGATCCGAATCCAAGCAGCATTGTTGTAAGTCCCAGTGCCTTGGAATCGGCGCCATCCACGTCGCGAGCTGCACAAATTCCAGCGTAG